One segment of bacterium DNA contains the following:
- a CDS encoding DNA polymerase Y family protein encodes MSAARKTTRSISKRTQANPGRVACLLIPDLPLAAALRSEPELRGKPLAILEVRPDRRHNRAPAIVAGWMRGMTVTQARAVQPDLEVRALSIEGVHSAHQALVDVASSVTPGVMDATLGLVFLDLDGTQALFPSERGLLTALEARLADVGLEAARLGIGSTRGVAALAARHRGGGHIVSHAKAQEFLDPLPLDLLDPSEELIDRLWRWGVRTLGELARIARPALGARLGEEGVALARRARGEDLTPFQPSPPRMRFEESLESDFPVGNLETLSFLLRSVLDRLSRRLRIRALAARELLLELTLESGRTSAREVKLAAPTLEVHVLTSLVRLSLESDPPPEPVECARVVATPGNIETAQLDLFMPPLPAPAELAMTVARIESLCGQGTIGAPGLQDTHQPDAARMETFRLEHEKARAQDYEALSHSGTSQARDASWSEAPSLSPRATIALRALRPPRMVRVRADEQPEHIGPLHEPGLSIAGGVVRQCAGPWRLFGEWWGESRFARDYYDVELSDEGLYRLYHNLEDNSWYIDGIYD; translated from the coding sequence TTGTCCGCGGCACGCAAGACAACTCGCTCCATTTCGAAACGCACGCAGGCCAATCCCGGTCGCGTCGCGTGTCTGTTGATTCCCGACCTTCCGCTGGCGGCGGCGCTGCGCAGCGAGCCCGAACTGCGCGGCAAGCCGCTGGCAATTCTCGAAGTGCGCCCGGATCGGCGACACAATCGCGCACCTGCCATTGTCGCCGGCTGGATGCGCGGCATGACCGTCACACAGGCGCGCGCGGTACAACCCGATCTCGAGGTCCGCGCACTCTCGATCGAAGGCGTGCACTCGGCGCACCAGGCCCTGGTCGACGTGGCCAGCTCGGTCACGCCCGGCGTCATGGACGCAACACTCGGCCTGGTGTTTCTCGACCTCGACGGAACGCAGGCCCTGTTTCCATCCGAGCGCGGTCTGCTCACGGCACTCGAAGCGCGACTCGCAGACGTGGGGCTCGAAGCTGCGCGACTCGGCATCGGGTCCACGCGCGGCGTCGCCGCTCTTGCAGCGCGCCATCGCGGTGGCGGACACATCGTTTCACATGCAAAGGCCCAGGAGTTTCTGGATCCGCTTCCGCTCGATCTGCTCGATCCATCCGAAGAGCTGATCGATCGACTCTGGCGCTGGGGGGTGCGAACACTCGGTGAGCTGGCGCGCATCGCACGACCTGCGCTGGGAGCGCGCCTGGGGGAAGAGGGTGTGGCGCTCGCACGCCGAGCACGCGGCGAAGACCTGACGCCGTTTCAGCCTTCCCCACCCAGGATGCGCTTCGAGGAATCACTCGAGTCGGATTTCCCCGTCGGCAATCTCGAGACACTTTCATTCCTGTTGCGCAGCGTGCTCGATCGCCTGTCGCGACGACTGCGCATACGTGCGCTCGCCGCGCGCGAACTCTTGCTCGAACTCACGCTCGAAAGCGGTCGCACCTCCGCTCGCGAAGTAAAGCTGGCCGCACCCACACTCGAAGTCCACGTGCTGACCTCATTGGTACGGCTCTCACTCGAAAGCGATCCGCCGCCCGAACCCGTCGAATGCGCACGCGTAGTCGCCACGCCGGGAAACATCGAAACGGCGCAACTCGATCTTTTCATGCCTCCCCTGCCCGCACCCGCCGAACTCGCGATGACCGTTGCGCGCATCGAATCGCTCTGCGGTCAGGGCACGATCGGCGCACCGGGTCTACAGGACACGCACCAACCTGACGCCGCGCGCATGGAAACGTTCCGCCTCGAACACGAAAAGGCACGCGCCCAGGACTACGAGGCATTGAGTCACTCGGGCACTTCGCAGGCACGCGACGCGTCCTGGAGTGAAGCACCGTCGCTTTCCCCACGCGCCACGATCGCCCTGCGCGCGCTTCGCCCCCCACGCATGGTGCGCGTGCGCGCAGATGAACAACCCGAACACATCGGCCCACTGCACGAGCCCGGCCTCAGCATCGCGGGCGGTGTAGTGCGCCAGTGCGCCGGTCCCTGGCGCCTGTTCGGCGAGTGGTGGGGCGAAAGCCGTTTCGCACGTGACTACTACGACGTAGAACTGTCCGACGAGGGCCTCTATCGCCTGTACCACAACCTGGAAGACAACTCCTGGTACATAGATGGAATCTACGACTGA
- a CDS encoding GFA family protein: MSIATQSGACLCGAVRFTVKLPSSFCGHCHCSMCRRNHGAGFVTWFAVPEQQLSIDEGKDELVKFASSDHGTRSFCSRCGSSLFCVTGLTPDHIDIPLANMEGPIDREPQIHVYYDDRVPWVDANDGLPRLGGETGLEPITESDDPS; the protein is encoded by the coding sequence ATGTCGATTGCCACTCAGTCGGGAGCCTGCCTCTGCGGGGCCGTGCGCTTTACAGTAAAGCTGCCGAGTTCGTTCTGCGGACATTGCCATTGCTCGATGTGCCGTCGGAATCACGGAGCTGGCTTCGTCACCTGGTTTGCCGTACCGGAGCAACAACTGTCGATTGACGAAGGCAAAGACGAACTGGTGAAGTTCGCCTCTTCCGATCACGGAACGCGTTCGTTCTGCAGTCGTTGCGGCAGTTCGCTGTTCTGCGTGACCGGATTGACTCCGGATCATATTGATATTCCACTCGCCAACATGGAGGGTCCGATCGATCGCGAACCGCAGATCCACGTGTACTACGACGACCGAGTGCCGTGGGTCGACGCGAACGACGGCTTGCCGCGACTCGGCGGAGAGACGGGACTCGAACCGATCACCGAGTCGGACGATCCCTCGTGA
- a CDS encoding GFA family protein, which translates to MASKIYGYCLCGQITYEYGGSVGPAGYCHCEDCRRCTGSAFNISVRFDLSEFHITSGSPRGLTKRGDSGNELTRFFCPECGSPIYTASPTHPRQVYVKAGTLDDPKAVQPARQDWVASVVPWSRIDLDIDSFAGGGE; encoded by the coding sequence ATGGCGAGCAAGATCTACGGATACTGTCTGTGCGGCCAGATCACCTATGAGTACGGCGGTTCGGTCGGCCCGGCGGGTTACTGTCATTGCGAGGATTGTCGACGTTGCACCGGTAGTGCCTTCAATATCAGTGTTCGCTTCGATCTCTCCGAGTTTCACATAACAAGTGGCAGTCCAAGAGGGCTCACGAAACGCGGAGATAGCGGCAATGAGCTCACGCGCTTCTTCTGCCCGGAATGTGGATCTCCCATCTACACGGCATCTCCGACGCATCCGCGCCAGGTGTACGTAAAAGCCGGCACCCTCGACGATCCGAAGGCCGTCCAGCCGGCCCGCCAGGACTGGGTTGCGTCAGTCGTGCCCTGGAGCCGGATCGATCTGGACATCGACAGCTTCGCAGGGGGCGGGGAATAG
- a CDS encoding dCTP deaminase, translated as MSIQCDRWIREQSLEHGMIEPFVERCEGDGIVSYGLSSYGYDVRVGPEFKVFTNVNSSIVDPKNFREDAFVDIKGDVCVVPPNSFALARTVEYFRIPEDVLTICVGKSTYARCGIIVNVTPFEPGWEGTVTLEISNTTPLPARVYAGEGIAQVLFFRGEQRCETSYSDRRGKYQGQSGITLPRVT; from the coding sequence GTGAGCATTCAATGCGACCGCTGGATCCGCGAGCAATCGCTGGAGCACGGTATGATCGAACCATTCGTCGAGCGCTGCGAAGGCGACGGAATCGTGAGCTACGGTCTTTCGAGTTACGGATACGATGTTCGCGTCGGCCCCGAGTTCAAGGTCTTCACGAACGTCAATAGTTCGATCGTCGATCCGAAGAACTTCCGCGAAGACGCGTTCGTCGACATCAAGGGGGATGTCTGCGTGGTTCCCCCGAACTCGTTCGCACTCGCACGGACGGTCGAGTACTTTCGTATTCCCGAAGACGTCCTGACGATCTGTGTGGGCAAGAGCACCTACGCTCGTTGCGGGATCATCGTGAACGTGACGCCATTCGAGCCGGGTTGGGAAGGCACGGTGACGCTCGAGATCTCCAACACGACTCCGCTTCCGGCCCGGGTCTACGCGGGTGAGGGAATCGCGCAGGTTCTCTTCTTTCGCGGCGAACAACGTTGCGAGACGAGCTACTCCGATCGTCGGGGAAAGTACCAGGGCCAGTCCGGGATCACGCTTCCTCGAGTGACCTAG
- a CDS encoding carbonic anhydrase gives MSTALEALERLRDGNQRFVSSVRGHESFTSQTHSSGLAASKEPFAIILGCSDARVPAEIVLDQGLGDLFVIRVAGNIVAPSQIGSVEYAASRYGTRLVVVLGHSSCGAVQATLETLQQSLESQSRNIHSIVDRIRPALEPLLKTELKHDPDELERQAVRANISASASQLRHGSEILEEMIQTAGLLVIGADYSLETGFVDFFDGVPESFGGRS, from the coding sequence ATGAGCACCGCACTTGAAGCTCTCGAACGCCTGCGTGACGGAAATCAACGCTTTGTCTCGAGCGTTCGGGGTCACGAGTCATTCACGAGTCAGACTCATTCCAGTGGCCTGGCGGCGAGCAAGGAACCGTTCGCCATCATTCTGGGGTGTTCCGACGCGCGTGTTCCGGCGGAAATCGTCCTTGACCAGGGGCTGGGTGATCTGTTCGTCATCCGGGTCGCTGGGAACATCGTGGCGCCTTCCCAGATCGGCAGCGTCGAGTACGCCGCTTCGAGGTACGGAACGCGACTGGTGGTGGTTCTGGGGCATTCCAGCTGCGGCGCCGTTCAGGCCACTCTGGAAACACTTCAGCAGTCGCTAGAGAGCCAGTCGCGCAACATACATTCGATCGTCGATCGCATTCGGCCAGCGCTGGAGCCGTTGCTGAAGACAGAACTCAAGCATGATCCGGACGAACTCGAGCGTCAGGCGGTTCGGGCCAATATCAGCGCATCCGCCAGCCAACTGCGGCACGGATCGGAGATTCTGGAGGAAATGATCCAGACCGCGGGACTTCTGGTCATCGGTGCCGACTACTCGCTCGAGACCGGGTTCGTCGACTTTTTCGACGGAGTACCGGAGTCTTTTGGCGGGCGGTCGTAG
- a CDS encoding nitroreductase family deazaflavin-dependent oxidoreductase: MQKSIIAAALLLLTCGSGAIEGEAEPNPKNWIFSRAERRVTLELRPANPYTVRVRFADQGPHLYFEVESANDEAWVADLRAEPGVRIAIGKRVFAVRAQEIDDPDERLRAYSRLWWKRHDADPPPNLRPEDDTAYFRLDPR; the protein is encoded by the coding sequence ATGCAGAAATCGATCATCGCCGCCGCCCTGCTACTACTCACCTGTGGAAGTGGGGCGATCGAAGGTGAGGCTGAGCCGAATCCGAAGAATTGGATCTTCAGCCGCGCGGAGCGCAGGGTGACTCTCGAGCTGCGCCCCGCCAATCCCTACACGGTGCGCGTGCGTTTCGCCGATCAGGGTCCGCATCTCTACTTCGAAGTCGAGAGTGCCAACGACGAGGCCTGGGTGGCCGATCTGCGCGCCGAACCCGGTGTGCGCATTGCGATCGGCAAGCGTGTCTTCGCCGTGCGTGCCCAGGAGATCGACGACCCGGACGAGCGCCTGCGCGCCTACAGTCGGCTCTGGTGGAAGCGCCACGATGCCGACCCGCCGCCCAATCTTCGGCCGGAAGACGACACTGCCTATTTCCGGCTCGACCCCCGCTAG
- a CDS encoding wax ester/triacylglycerol synthase family O-acyltransferase has protein sequence MAYTHYDRLTALDSAFLDLETPGVHMHVGSVGIFDPGPLADEEGGLDFERVLVLTEAGLARTPRFRQKLARAPISGHPVWVDDAHFNLTYHVRHTALPLPGTERQLKRLAGRIMSQKLEREKPLWELWFVEGLENGRLAVISKVHHSLIDGVSGVDLLSAFMGIDEEYRAERSHSRWMPRPVPGPLALLGGELRRRASIPGRALSGAVNALRNPGQTYDEVSHAVSGFVEGLGKAITPASDTPFNVPIGPHRRFDWTRFDLGIVREVKDKAGATINDVVLACVAGGVRRFLSDRGVALDGIDFRAFIPVSTRSDEEHGKLGNRVSMLFASLPVGEEDPQKRLMAVVEETRGLKNSGQAKGTEMLEELSDWTASGLLTSFTRLSSARRSFNLVVTNVPGPQFPIYLNGARMLGSYPLVPLYENQALGVALFSYDGGLYWGFNGDWNAVPDLHEFVLAIEEEFETLRKL, from the coding sequence GTGGCGTATACACACTACGACCGGTTGACTGCACTCGATTCGGCCTTCCTCGACCTGGAGACTCCGGGTGTGCACATGCACGTGGGCTCCGTGGGGATCTTCGATCCTGGGCCCCTGGCCGACGAAGAAGGCGGGCTCGATTTCGAGCGGGTCCTGGTTCTCACCGAGGCCGGGCTCGCGCGCACACCGCGTTTTCGCCAGAAGCTCGCACGCGCGCCGATTTCGGGGCATCCCGTGTGGGTCGACGACGCGCACTTCAATCTGACCTACCACGTTCGTCACACCGCCCTCCCGCTTCCCGGTACGGAGCGACAGCTCAAGCGACTGGCGGGACGCATCATGTCGCAGAAGCTGGAGCGAGAGAAGCCGCTCTGGGAACTCTGGTTCGTCGAGGGTCTGGAGAACGGACGACTTGCCGTCATATCCAAAGTGCATCACAGCCTGATCGATGGAGTTTCAGGTGTGGATCTGCTTTCGGCTTTCATGGGAATCGACGAGGAGTACCGCGCCGAGCGCAGCCACTCGCGTTGGATGCCGCGACCCGTACCCGGCCCTCTGGCACTTCTGGGTGGTGAACTCCGACGGCGCGCGTCGATCCCCGGGCGGGCGCTCTCCGGTGCTGTCAATGCACTTCGCAATCCCGGGCAGACGTACGACGAGGTCTCGCACGCAGTCTCGGGATTCGTCGAGGGACTGGGGAAAGCCATCACTCCCGCCTCGGATACGCCTTTCAATGTCCCAATCGGCCCGCACCGACGCTTCGACTGGACTCGCTTCGACCTTGGCATCGTTCGGGAGGTGAAGGACAAAGCCGGTGCGACGATCAACGACGTCGTCCTCGCGTGCGTCGCCGGTGGTGTGCGCCGCTTCCTCTCAGACCGCGGTGTAGCTCTGGATGGCATCGACTTCCGTGCCTTCATCCCCGTGAGCACCCGTTCCGACGAGGAACACGGCAAGCTCGGGAATCGCGTCTCGATGCTCTTCGCTTCCCTGCCCGTGGGTGAGGAGGATCCGCAGAAGCGCCTCATGGCGGTTGTAGAAGAAACTCGGGGACTGAAGAACTCCGGTCAGGCCAAAGGCACTGAAATGCTCGAGGAACTCAGCGACTGGACGGCGAGCGGATTGCTCACGAGTTTCACTCGACTGTCCTCGGCTCGTCGCAGCTTCAACCTCGTCGTCACCAACGTCCCGGGACCCCAGTTCCCCATCTACCTGAACGGCGCGCGCATGCTCGGAAGCTATCCGCTGGTACCGCTCTACGAGAACCAGGCGCTGGGGGTCGCGCTCTTCAGCTACGACGGCGGTCTCTACTGGGGCTTCAATGGAGACTGGAACGCAGTACCAGATCTGCACGAGTTCGTACTGGCGATCGAAGAGGAGTTCGAAACCCTTCGCAAACTCTGA